The bacterium genome segment ATTCGCAATAGACGGCAGGACCGTGGCTGCGCTCTATGGCTTCGAGCTCCGTCTCCAGGTCCCGGATCTTCGGCTGGGCACGGTCGAGTAGATCCTGGAGCCTTTCTGCCAGCGACTGTGCTGTCTTACTCCGCCCTTTCTTTTTCTTTTCCAAGCCTTGTCTCTCCCCAAATCGAGAAGGCTCATCGATTATCTCCCTTTTTTCACTCGCCCGCGGAGCTGGTGGACTGCGGTAGCATCCGTTGCAGTGCGTAACCGTTCGGATTCAAGAGGTTGGAGATGGGCGAGCTAGAGGTTCTTGAACAAAGGATAGAGGCCGGCACCTGCCTCGTCGGCGTGATCGGTCTCGGCTACGTCGGTTTGCCGCTCGCTTTGGCATTCGCCGAGCAAGGGATTCGAGTTCTCGGCTTCGACGTCGACGAGGACAAGATCGCGGCCCTTGCGAGCCACCAGACCTACATTGACTACATCTCCGCGGAGCGAATTGCCGGGGCCTCGGACGACGGACTCCTGGCCGCGACCAGCGACTTCGGGCGGTTGGCCGAGCCGGATGCCCTGCTCATCTGTGTCCCGACGCCACTGACTCAGCACCAGGCTCCCGATCTTTCCTACGTCCTCAAGACCGCGGAGGCAATCCGCCAGGCGATCCGACCCGGCCAGATCGTGATTCTGGAGTCGACGACCTACCCGGGCACGACCGACGTCGAGTTACGTGGCGTTCTGGAGCAAAGCGGTCTACGCTGTGACGAGGATTTCTTGCTGGCCTTCTCGCCCGAGCGCGAGGACCCCGGCAACCCGGACTACAGCACGCCGAAGATCCCGAAAGTGGTGGGAGGTGTCGGCGAGCGCTCCGGTCGGGTGGCAGCAAAGCTCTACGCCAAGATCGTGCCCGAGCCCATCGTGGTGTCGTCGTCCCGGGTCGCCGAGGCGACCAAGCTGACCGAAAACATCTTCCGGGCGGTCAACATCGCGCTCGTCAACGAGCTCAAGGTGCTCTTCGGGGCCATGGAGATCGATGTTCGCGAGGTACTCGACGCCGCTGCCACGAAGCCCTTCGGCTTCATGCGCTTTGATCCCGGCCCTGGCTGGGGCGGGCACTGCATTCCCGTGGATCCCTACTACCTCGCCTGGAAGGCGCGCGAGTACGGCCTGTCGGCGCGGTTTATCGAGCTCGCCGGGACGGTCAACGTTGAGATGCCTCGCTGGGTCGTGGACAAGCTGCAACGCGCTCTAAACGATCGTGGTCGTTCCGTGCGCGGTAGCCGTATCCTGGTTCTGGGCCTGGCGTACAAGCCCAACGTGGCCGACCCTCGCGAAAGCCCCGCTTTCGAGATCCTCAGCCAGCTGCACGAACTCGGTGCCGACTACAGCTATCACGACCCGTTGATTCCGGTGGCGCCGCCGATGCGCTCGTGGCCGGAGCTGCCGGCACTCGAGTCGAGTCCATTGACCGCCGAGATCCTGGCTTCTCAGGACGCGGTGGTCCTGGTGACCGACCACGCCGCGGTCGACTACGATCTCGTGCTCGAGCACGGCCCGCTCGTCGTCGACACGCGCGGTGTGTATCGGCAGGCCCACGAGAAAGTGATCAAGGC includes the following:
- a CDS encoding nucleotide sugar dehydrogenase, yielding MGELEVLEQRIEAGTCLVGVIGLGYVGLPLALAFAEQGIRVLGFDVDEDKIAALASHQTYIDYISAERIAGASDDGLLAATSDFGRLAEPDALLICVPTPLTQHQAPDLSYVLKTAEAIRQAIRPGQIVILESTTYPGTTDVELRGVLEQSGLRCDEDFLLAFSPEREDPGNPDYSTPKIPKVVGGVGERSGRVAAKLYAKIVPEPIVVSSSRVAEATKLTENIFRAVNIALVNELKVLFGAMEIDVREVLDAAATKPFGFMRFDPGPGWGGHCIPVDPYYLAWKAREYGLSARFIELAGTVNVEMPRWVVDKLQRALNDRGRSVRGSRILVLGLAYKPNVADPRESPAFEILSQLHELGADYSYHDPLIPVAPPMRSWPELPALESSPLTAEILASQDAVVLVTDHAAVDYDLVLEHGPLVVDTRGVYRQAHEKVIKA